Proteins encoded in a region of the Uloborus diversus isolate 005 chromosome 1, Udiv.v.3.1, whole genome shotgun sequence genome:
- the LOC129225165 gene encoding uncharacterized protein LOC129225165, translating into MDIRTLRKIYLYILVLFLPFCAGTHQAFYYHNDQYPIRSPYVDDSRSFMHQLHFPEELRNHPLWDSFWDVYNYDGPHQQSGAPAIQTFSFEDQPRNEYQIPRRDRHRSLPDPGAIRDEAYQRYKDYFFGRFGSNFLE; encoded by the exons ATGGACATCAGAACTTTG AGGAAGATTTATCTATACATATTAGTGCTCTTTCTGCCATTTTGTGCTGGAACTCACCAAGCATTTTACTACCACAATGACCAGTATCCAATTCGAAGTCCTTACGTAGACGACAGCAGGTCTTTCATGCATCAACTTCACTTTCCTGAGGAACTCCGCAATCATCCCCTGTGGGATTCTTTTTGGGATGTCTACAACTACGACGGTCCTCATCAACAAAGTGGCGCTCCCGCCATTCAAACTTTCAGCTTCGAAGATCAACCAAGGAATGAGTACCAGATACCACGCAGAGATAGGCATAGATCTCTGCCAGACCCTGGAGCAATCAGAGACGAAGCTTACCAGAGATACAAAGACTATTTCTTCGGGAGATTTGGATCGAATTTCTTAGAGTGA